The Raphanus sativus cultivar WK10039 chromosome 6, ASM80110v3, whole genome shotgun sequence sequence ACAAGCTTTTGCTTTGATACTTACAgtgtcaaaaagaaaagattgagcTAACTTCAAGTAATACTTAGCTTTTCAACTTTTCTCTGGTTAAGAATTTTGAGATGCTACAGAAGCGTCTTTGCACAGCAAGCCTATCTTCTACATCCATTTCCTGGGGTATGTATTACTATCACTCAGCCTCGATGTCTTGCCTTCTAAagattttgttttacttttgtaaGGCTTTTTTTGTCTTCAGGTTCAAATGCAGTTAATGGGAATGCATCAACAAGTGGTTCCATTATAATATGATGCAGTCGAGGAGCCTGTTTTTGTTAACGCAAAGCAATACCACGGTATACTCAGGCGTAAGCAATACCACGGTATACTCGGAACAGAGCCGTGAAGTCAAAGAAGGTGATGTAAAACCTGTGATTAGTTTGGTTGGTTCCTTCCCTGATATTTGTTCTTATCTTACTTGTGTTTCAGCCATATATGCATGAATCTCGGCATTTGCATGCGATAAACCGGCTAAGAGGATGTGGAGGCCGGTTTCTCAAtgccaagaagaagaatggaGGCGCCGtaaggatgaggaggaggaggatacaACCTCTAATGAGAACACTTCAGAAGCAAGTTCCAGCCTCAGATCTGAGAAGTCAGCCATCGCTCCTAATGGTAGATCTTGAGTACAAGGTCATGCACAACAACCAcatgtttagttttatattttgggTGGATGTTTGTATCAGTAAAGAACTGTTTTGGACTCTCTCTGTAGACTGTGTATAGGTTATTTATTGCTTGGAACAGATAAGGTATGTATCAGTCTATATGAAGATGATTCATTATCTGGCTTGGCCGGTTTTGATTTCATAGTTTTTTGGTTCGTCTTAAAATGCAGTAAATGGTGTTTCCTCTGCTGCAGTTGGTCTTCACTCAAAGGAGTCACGTGGTACTGGACCTGTTGATAAATCACACAGCCTTTTTGAGCCAGGTATGTTATGTGGTTCTCATGTTAGTTTCATTGTTTGCATTAAAGTTCAGCAACAAGTCCTTAGGATTCCAGAGATTTTTATTGAAGTTCCTGAAACAGAAAATATAGGCTAACTTAAGGATCCGAGTGAATCTCTTTACATGTCGTTTCTAGATATGATTTGGTTCCGCAATATAAATGAAGTGGTATTTAATGACATTAGTCATTATATTGAACAATTTTTGTTTCAGAGTACGGTGATGGCGGCTGTCACTTCCTTACTCAGTTATGGAATACACATTGGAGTTTTAGTCCGAGGGAAGAAGGTTAGAGATGAGAACAAGTCACAACTCTCTATCACAGAGTGGTCGTTCATGTAGAGAAAATCAAGGCAACCTAGGCTTCACCTTGGAGCTTTGTCCCGGAAAAATGTATGTACCTCTGAAGATCTTATCATTTCTAATCCAACTGATTCCACAAGGAGAATTGGAGTGTTACAAGCTTTGTACGaaatttggtttattattgTTGTTAGGAAAAACAAGCTAATATAGTAAAAgtttttcaatgtttttgttATCAGGTatgttattaattttgtttgagGCTGGAAAACTTCCAAGTTTagttttattgaatttattatataagtttttttgtttaactttgtatttctataaatttttattttgttaaatgatTTTGTTTCTCACTGTTACGTTGTTACAAAGACGACTTGATTGCCCTTTGAATTGTTGATCGTGATCTGGTCTGTTGAGTTATTTGTGAGTCGTCAGCTGTGCACAAGGTTTAACAAAAACTTAGTTGAGACTTGAAACCATAGGTTCTTTCGTGTTGATCAAATGATCATGCAAGGTCTGCTGCTAACCTGAGCTTTTTCCGCATAAATGGCGTTGGAAAATAAATAACCTACCCCTAACATAAGTAATCAACTCcttttacaccaaaaaaaaaaagtaatcaacTCCACCATCGTTATAAAACCCCTTGCGTATTATACTCCAAAACCAGACATCCTCCAACGTCGTTAACTCTCTGGCTTAGCCATTTAGgaaatcaaaacatattatataaaaaagaatattcCTTTCGCTAATAAGcacaatctatactattaaaacagaaggcccTTTTTTGAGGTGCCCTTCTGTTTCAATAGTAATTACTATTTTATGCCACTGAATTATTTTTAGACTAAgcttttgattaaatatttttttattttccgcAAAACCTCTCAAAAAATCtatagttaacaaaaaaaatctcgcCTGCTGATTCTTTGGAGGCATTTCTGcgattttgttataacaaaaacagtatctaaatatttcaatttgACCAATTAAATTGCTATTAAAGCGTAGATCAATGCAGGCAACAGCTCTACGGAAGTTTATgcaggtttagttttgtttgtttctttgttgttagaatatgattttgattttgtttctgtttcaaaCAGAGGAAAAGTATCCCTCGGAGGCGACTAGGGGTGAGTTGTCTGAGAAGATCGTCAGTCACTGATGTGGTTTTTCAAGAACGTCAGTCACTGATGTGGTTTTTCCACAGGAGGTTAAAGGCAAGAACGATGGTCAGGCCAAGAAACCAGTCCAACTGGCTGCTCCTTCTGCTGCGTTGTCATCGGTTAACGAGTTACCGGTTGCTGATGATAGGTCTGGTTCACATTCTGCTCAGGATGCAGCCCTTATTTGGAGTCAAGGAGCTAGGAACTTTGAGAGTGGCAGTGGTAGCTCTCGAGCTGAATTGGATGAATACGAGAGGAGAGGATGGGGAAGGTGTGTCTAAACGG is a genomic window containing:
- the LOC108845134 gene encoding uncharacterized protein LOC108845134 gives rise to the protein MHESRHLHAINRLRGCGGRFLNAKKKNGGAVRMRRRRIQPLMRTLQKQVPASDLRSQPSLLMVDLEYKLVFTQRSHVVLDLLINHTAFLSQSTVMAAVTSLLSYGIHIGVLVRGKKVRDENKSQLSITEWSFM
- the LOC130495938 gene encoding homeobox-DDT domain protein RLT1-like, with the translated sequence MQATALRKFMQRKSIPRRRLGEVKGKNDGQAKKPVQLAAPSAALSSVNELPVADDRSGSHSAQDAALIWSQGARNFESGSGSSRAELDEYERRGWGRLKDET